A region from the Brassica napus cultivar Da-Ae chromosome C8, Da-Ae, whole genome shotgun sequence genome encodes:
- the LOC125591784 gene encoding uncharacterized protein LOC125591784 — protein sequence MPPPPPPPAAAPQPVPTGAVHPDLHVAPSAPYARYTVEDLLAQTGREGLDVLDPDRPPFGANNRVGRSVSETIKGYYDGAYPNWSKTPDHQRWHWSLGIPERVKREFVAKAKTRLCNTVSDWKDKWEIYGYDGKPTELMKDVCDDLIAFWKLPSSIRKANSFSASQRTKDKDGHFPMVHRTGQKAHAGIRLEAYEKTRVLPSLSDLFKMTHARSDGIFVDPTSEKLFNAVAFRSEERETQLIQQSPDGLPVAPRKKGRTVGISSVNPTMQRTLNERRAALGMPILNPEDADPDHSQPSTATDYFDYM from the exons atgcctccacctcctcctcctccagctgCTGCACCTCAACCTGTCCCAACAGGTGCAGTTCATCCAGATTTGCATGTGGCTCCATCTGCCCCATACGCGAGATATAcagtggaggatttgcttgcccagacTGGACGAGAGGGCTTGGATGTTCTAGATCCTGATAGACCGCC GTTTGGAGCCAACAATCGTGTTGGCCGGAGCGTGTCGGAAACGATCAAGGGCTACTATGACGGAGCCTACCCGAATTGGAGTAAGACTCCAGACCAC cAAAGGTGGCACTGGTCCTTGGGAATCCccgagagggtgaagagggaattcgttgcaaaggcaaagaccCGCCTTTGCAACActgtctccgattggaaggacaagtgggagatctacggttATGACGGAAAGCCCACCGAGCTCATGAAGGATGTATGCGATGATCTCATCGCCTTTTGGAAGCTACCCTCTTCGATCCGTAAGGCCAACTCTTTCTCCGCTTCCCAAAGAACGAAGGACAAAGATGGTCATTTCCCCATggttcacagaaccggacaaaaggCTCACGCCGgaatccgtctagaagct TATGAGAAGACGagagtcttaccatctctgtctgatCTATTCAAGATGACCCACGCCAGATCAGACGGGATTTTTGTAGATCCGACATCCGAGAAACTCTTCAACGCAGTGGCTTTTCGGTCTGAAGAGCGCGAGACGCAATTAATCCagcagtctcccgatggattaccc gtggctcctagaaagaagggACGAACAGTGGGAATAAGTTCTGTTAACCCGACTATGCAGAGAACATTAAATGAGAGACGAGCAGCTCTCGGGATGCCAATACTGAATCCCGAAGATGCCGATCCAGACCATTCTCAACCGAGCACCGCCACCGACTACTTCGATTATATGtag